Proteins co-encoded in one Camelus bactrianus isolate YW-2024 breed Bactrian camel chromosome 6, ASM4877302v1, whole genome shotgun sequence genomic window:
- the ZWILCH gene encoding protein zwilch homolog isoform X1 → MTPGVSIWRAVQFGSFGSAVKLTKGVMWPRMNRAAEEFYARLLQEFNEEKKGICKDPFIYEADVQVQLISKGQPNPLKNILNENDRVFIVEKVPLEKEEASHAEELQSEETAISDFSTGENVGPFALPVGRARRLIGLYTMAHNPNMTHLKMNQPVTALPPLWIRCDSSDPEGTCWLGAELLTTNNSVTGVVLYVVSCKADKNYSINLEDLKNSHKKRHHLSAVTARGFAQYELFKSTALDDTVATSQTTITLDISWSPVDEILQIPPLSSTAALNIKVESGEPRGPLNHLHRELKFLLVLADGLRTGVTEWPEPLETKSAVELVQEFLNDLNKLDGLGDSTKKDTEAVKHDSAAVDRSMECLLTVRGDLDFAEQLWCKMSSSVISYQDLVKCFTLIIQSLQRGDIQPWLHSGSNSLLSKLIHQSYHGPMDVVPLSGTVPVQMVLEIGLDKLKKDYISFFIGQELASLNHLEYFISPSVDIQEQVYRVQKLHHILAIVVSCRLFIKPQHELLFSLTQSCIKYYKQNPLDEQHVFQLPVRPTAVKNLYQSEKPQKWRVEINSGQKKVKTVWQLSDSPPVDHLSFHKPDFSELTLNSSLEERIFFTNMVTCSQVHFK, encoded by the exons ATGACCCCGGGCGTCAGCATCTGGCGCGCAGTTCAGTTTGGCAGTTTCGGGTCTGCAGTTAAACTAACCAAGGGCGTGATGTGGCCTCGAATGAACCGAGCTGCTGAGGAGTTCTACGCTCGTCTCCTGCA GGAATTTaatgaggagaagaaaggaatCTGTAAAGACCCATTTATCTATGAG GCTGATGTCCAAGTACAGCTGATCAGCAAAGGGCAACCAAACCCTTTGAAAAATATTCTCAATGAAAATGACAGAGTGTTCATCGTGGAAAAAGTG CCtttagaaaaggaagaagcaaGTCACGCTGAAGAACTACAATCTGAAGAAACTGCTATTTCTGATTTCTCTACTGGTGAAAATGTAGGACCATTTGCTTTACCAGTTGGGAGAGCCAG ACGGTTAATTGGACTTTATACCATGGCGCACAATCCTAATATGACCCATTTGAAGATGAATCAGCCAGTCActgcccttcctcccctttgGATAAGATGTGACAGTTCAGATCCTGAAGGTACCTGTTGGCTGGGAGCTGAGCTTCTCACAACCAATAACAGCGTTACAGGAGTTGTCTTGTATGTGGTCAGCTGTAAAG CTGATAAAAATTATTCTATCAATCTTGAAGACCTAAAAAATTCACACAAGAAAAGACATCACTTGTCTGCT GTGACAGCCAGGGGCTTTGCACAGTATGAGCTCTTTAAGTCCACTGCCTTGGATGACACAGTTGCCACATCCCAAACTACCATCACGTTGGACATTTCCTGGAGTCCTGTGGACGAGATTCTCCAGATCCCTCCACTTTCTTCAACGGCAGCTCTG AACATCAAGGTGGAATCCGGAGAGCCCAGAGGTCCTCTGAATCATCTTCACAGAGAACTGAAATTCCTCCTT GTTTTGGCTGATGGTTTGAGGACTGGTGTAACTGAATGGCCTGAGCCCCTGGAAACAAAATCTGCTGTTGAACTTGTGCAGGAATTTCTAAATG ACTTAAATAAGCTGGATGGACTTGGTGATTctacaaaaaaagacacagag GCAGTGAAGCACGACTCTGCAGCGGTTGATCGGTCCATGGAGTGTCTTCTCACAGTGCGGGGTGACCTGGATTTTGCTGAGCAGCTGTGGTGTAAAATGAGCAGTA GTGTGATTTCATATCAAGACCTGGTGAAGTGTTTCACTTTGATCATCCAGAGCCTCCAGCGCGGTGACATACAGCCATGG CTTCATAGTGGGAGTAACAGCTTGCTAAGTAAGCTCATTCATCAGTCTTACCATGGACCCATGGACGTGGTTCCTCTCAGTGGGACTGTTCCAGTTCAGATGGTTTTGGAAATTGGTTTGGATAAACTGAAGAAAGACTACATCAGTTTTTTCATAG GTCAGGAACTTGCATCTTTGAATCATTTg gaaTATTTCATTTCTCCATCGGTAGATATACAAGAACAAGTTTATCGTGTCCAAAAACTCCACCACATTCTTGCAATAGTAGTCAGTTGCAGGCTTTTCATCAAACCTCAACACGAGCTCCTCTTTTCCTTAACGCA atcctgcataaaatattacaaacaaaATCCTCTTGATGAGCAACACGTTTTTCAGCTGCCAGTCAGACCAACTGCTGTAAAAAACTTATATCAAAG TGAGAAGCCACAGAAATGGAGAGTGGAGATAAATAGCGGTCAGAAGAAggtgaaaacagtttggcaactGAGTGACAGCCCACCTGTAGACCATCTCAGTTTTCACAAACCCG ATTTTTCTGAGTTAACATTGAACAGTAGCCTGGAAGAAAGAATATTCTTTACTAACATGGTCACCTGCAGCCAGGTGCATTTCAAGTGA
- the SNAPC5 gene encoding snRNA-activating protein complex subunit 5 isoform X1 produces the protein MLSRLQELRKEEETLLRLKAALHDQLNRLKVEELALQSMISSRRGDEMLTSQAAPEQSHDQMLVHVDNEASINQTALELSTRSHVPQEEEEEEEEEESDS, from the exons ATGCTGAGCCGGCTTCAGGAACTGCGCAAGGAGGAGGAGACGCTGCTGCGCCTGAAGGCGGCTCTGCACGACCAGCTGAACCGGCTCAAG GTTGAAGAACTGGCCCTCCAGTCAATGATTAGTTCTAGAAGAGGGGATGAGATGCTGACTTCTCAGGCTGCACCTGAACAGTCACATGAT CAGATGCTGGTGCATGTAGACAATGAAGCATCCATCAATCAAACTGCACTGGAGTTGAGCACAAGGAGCCATGTGCcgcaagaagaagaggaagaggaagaggaggaggaatcaGATTCCTGA
- the RPL4 gene encoding large ribosomal subunit protein uL4, with product MACARPLISVYSEKGESSGKNVTLPAVFKAPIRPDIVNFVHTNLRKNNRQPYAVSELAGHQTSAESWGTGRAVARIPRVRGGGTHRSGQGAFGNMCRGGRMFAPTKTWRRWHRRVNTTQKRYAICSALAASALPALVMSKGHRIEEVPELPLVVEDKVESYKKTKEAVLLLKKLKAWNDIKKVYASQRMRAGKGKMRNRRRIQRRGPCIIYNEDNGIIKAFRNIPGITLLNVSKLNVLKLAPGGHVGRFCIWTESAFRKLDELYGTWRKAASLKSNYNLPMHKMLNTDLSRILKSPEIQRALRAPRKKIHRRVLKKNPLKNLRIMLKLNPYAKTMRRNTILRQAKNHKIRMDKAAAALQAKSDDKGVPGKKPVVGKKGKKVVGVKKQKKPVVGKKAAATKKPAADKKPATDKKPAADKKPAADKKPAADKKPTTEEKKAVA from the exons ATG GCGTGTGCTCGCCCACTGATATCAGTGTACTCTGAAAAGGGGGAGTCATCTGGCAAAAATGTCACTTTGCCTGCCGTGTTCAAGGCTCCCATTCGACCAGATATTGTGAACTTTGTTCACACCAACTTGCGCAAAAACAACAGACAGCCCTATGCTGTCAGTGAATTAGCAG GTCATCAAACTAGTGCTGAGTCTTGGGGTACTGGCAGAGCTGTAGCTCGAATCCCCAGGGTTCGAGGTGGTGGGACTCACCGCTCTGGCCAGGGTGCTTTTGGAAAT ATGTGTCGTGGGGGGCGCATGTTTGCACCAACCAAGACTTGGCGACGTTGGCACCGGAGAGTCAACACAACACAGAAGCGATATGCCATCTGCTCTGCACTGGCTGCCTCGGCCTTACCAGCGCTGGTCATGTCTAAAG GTCATCGTATTGAGGAAGTTCCTGAACTTCCCTTGGTGGTTGAAGATAAAGTTGAAAGCTACAAGAAGACCAAGGAGGCTGTTTTACTTCTGAAGAAACTTAAGGCATGGAATGATATCAAAAAG GTCTATGCCTCTCAGCGAATGAGAGCGGGCAAAGGCAAAATGAGAAACCGGCGCCGTATCCAGCGCAGGGGACCCTGCATCATCTACAATGAGGACAATGGTATCATCAAGGCCTTCAGAAACATCCCTG gaATTACTCTGCTTAATGTAAGCAAGTTGAACGTTTTGAAACTTGCTCCTGGTGGGCATGTGGGGCGTTTCTGCATTTGGACTGAAAGTGCCTTCCGCAAGTTAGATGAGCTGTATGGCACGTGGCGTAAAGCTGCCTCCCTGAAGAGTAACTACAA cctcCCCATGCACAAGATGCTCAATACAGACCTTAGCAGAATCTTGAAAAGCCCAGAAATCCAAAGAGCCCTCCGAGCACCACG CAAGAAGATTCATCGCAGAGTCCTGAAGAAGAATCCACTGAAAAACCTGAGAATCATGTTGAAGCTAAACCCATATGCAAAGACCATGCGACGGAACACCATACTTCGCCAGGCTAAGAAT CACAAGATCCGAATGGATAAAGCGGCAGCAGCACTACAAGCCAAATCAGACGATAAGGGGGTTCCAGGCAAGAAgcctgtggtgggaaagaaaggaaagaaggttgTTGGTGTTAAAAAGCAGAAGAAGCCTGTGGTGGGAAAAAAGGCTGCAGCGACCAAGAAGCCAGCAGCTGACAAAAAGCCAGCAACTGACAAAAAGCCTGCAGCTGACAAGAAGCCAGCAGCTGATAAGAAGCCAGCAGCTGACAAGAAGCCTACCACAGAAGAAAAGAAGGCTGTTGCATAA
- the SNAPC5 gene encoding snRNA-activating protein complex subunit 5 isoform X2 — MLSRLQELRKEEETLLRLKAALHDQLNRLKVEELALQSMISSRRGDEMLTSQAAPEQSHDMLVHVDNEASINQTALELSTRSHVPQEEEEEEEEEESDS, encoded by the exons ATGCTGAGCCGGCTTCAGGAACTGCGCAAGGAGGAGGAGACGCTGCTGCGCCTGAAGGCGGCTCTGCACGACCAGCTGAACCGGCTCAAG GTTGAAGAACTGGCCCTCCAGTCAATGATTAGTTCTAGAAGAGGGGATGAGATGCTGACTTCTCAGGCTGCACCTGAACAGTCACATGAT ATGCTGGTGCATGTAGACAATGAAGCATCCATCAATCAAACTGCACTGGAGTTGAGCACAAGGAGCCATGTGCcgcaagaagaagaggaagaggaagaggaggaggaatcaGATTCCTGA
- the ZWILCH gene encoding protein zwilch homolog isoform X2 — MAHNPNMTHLKMNQPVTALPPLWIRCDSSDPEGTCWLGAELLTTNNSVTGVVLYVVSCKADKNYSINLEDLKNSHKKRHHLSAVTARGFAQYELFKSTALDDTVATSQTTITLDISWSPVDEILQIPPLSSTAALNIKVESGEPRGPLNHLHRELKFLLVLADGLRTGVTEWPEPLETKSAVELVQEFLNDLNKLDGLGDSTKKDTEAVKHDSAAVDRSMECLLTVRGDLDFAEQLWCKMSSSVISYQDLVKCFTLIIQSLQRGDIQPWLHSGSNSLLSKLIHQSYHGPMDVVPLSGTVPVQMVLEIGLDKLKKDYISFFIGQELASLNHLEYFISPSVDIQEQVYRVQKLHHILAIVVSCRLFIKPQHELLFSLTQSCIKYYKQNPLDEQHVFQLPVRPTAVKNLYQSEKPQKWRVEINSGQKKVKTVWQLSDSPPVDHLSFHKPDFSELTLNSSLEERIFFTNMVTCSQVHFK, encoded by the exons ATGGCGCACAATCCTAATATGACCCATTTGAAGATGAATCAGCCAGTCActgcccttcctcccctttgGATAAGATGTGACAGTTCAGATCCTGAAGGTACCTGTTGGCTGGGAGCTGAGCTTCTCACAACCAATAACAGCGTTACAGGAGTTGTCTTGTATGTGGTCAGCTGTAAAG CTGATAAAAATTATTCTATCAATCTTGAAGACCTAAAAAATTCACACAAGAAAAGACATCACTTGTCTGCT GTGACAGCCAGGGGCTTTGCACAGTATGAGCTCTTTAAGTCCACTGCCTTGGATGACACAGTTGCCACATCCCAAACTACCATCACGTTGGACATTTCCTGGAGTCCTGTGGACGAGATTCTCCAGATCCCTCCACTTTCTTCAACGGCAGCTCTG AACATCAAGGTGGAATCCGGAGAGCCCAGAGGTCCTCTGAATCATCTTCACAGAGAACTGAAATTCCTCCTT GTTTTGGCTGATGGTTTGAGGACTGGTGTAACTGAATGGCCTGAGCCCCTGGAAACAAAATCTGCTGTTGAACTTGTGCAGGAATTTCTAAATG ACTTAAATAAGCTGGATGGACTTGGTGATTctacaaaaaaagacacagag GCAGTGAAGCACGACTCTGCAGCGGTTGATCGGTCCATGGAGTGTCTTCTCACAGTGCGGGGTGACCTGGATTTTGCTGAGCAGCTGTGGTGTAAAATGAGCAGTA GTGTGATTTCATATCAAGACCTGGTGAAGTGTTTCACTTTGATCATCCAGAGCCTCCAGCGCGGTGACATACAGCCATGG CTTCATAGTGGGAGTAACAGCTTGCTAAGTAAGCTCATTCATCAGTCTTACCATGGACCCATGGACGTGGTTCCTCTCAGTGGGACTGTTCCAGTTCAGATGGTTTTGGAAATTGGTTTGGATAAACTGAAGAAAGACTACATCAGTTTTTTCATAG GTCAGGAACTTGCATCTTTGAATCATTTg gaaTATTTCATTTCTCCATCGGTAGATATACAAGAACAAGTTTATCGTGTCCAAAAACTCCACCACATTCTTGCAATAGTAGTCAGTTGCAGGCTTTTCATCAAACCTCAACACGAGCTCCTCTTTTCCTTAACGCA atcctgcataaaatattacaaacaaaATCCTCTTGATGAGCAACACGTTTTTCAGCTGCCAGTCAGACCAACTGCTGTAAAAAACTTATATCAAAG TGAGAAGCCACAGAAATGGAGAGTGGAGATAAATAGCGGTCAGAAGAAggtgaaaacagtttggcaactGAGTGACAGCCCACCTGTAGACCATCTCAGTTTTCACAAACCCG ATTTTTCTGAGTTAACATTGAACAGTAGCCTGGAAGAAAGAATATTCTTTACTAACATGGTCACCTGCAGCCAGGTGCATTTCAAGTGA